A stretch of Oncorhynchus mykiss isolate Arlee chromosome 26, USDA_OmykA_1.1, whole genome shotgun sequence DNA encodes these proteins:
- the LOC110519162 gene encoding very long-chain acyl-CoA synthetase isoform X2, whose amino-acid sequence MYLVSILFASLAITPLVLKTFFPYFWKDAWYLANLVRILLKLVLRRRRKPLFLVLDRFLEQSVAHADRPFIVFENKTYSYLDTDRRSNKIANALQRHSTLRPGDTVALFMGNEPAFIFTWLALAKLGCPVAFLNHNIRSRSLLHCFNCCSAKLLIAAEELQEAVEEVLPSLREQGVCVYLMTKQCDTPGVEGFSDQVEEASDTPLPQALRSDITFKSPAVYIYTSGTTGLPKAAVITQNRLLVALAVLDSTGITPGDVIYLNLPLYHTAGFLIGFIGSIETGSTIILRRKFSASQFWDDCRKYNVTVVQYIGEVLRYLCNTPKRDNDREHKVRLAIGNGVRAEIWKEFLNRFGNIYVREFYASTEGNVGLINYTGKIGAVGRVNYLHRKLFPYALIKYDTERDEPIRDSTGLCVEAPKDETGLLVCKITNITPFVGYANSQQTEKKRLRDVFQKGDLYFNSGDLLKIGQDNFIYFQDRVGDTFRWKGENLLYLVELN is encoded by the exons ATGTACTTGGTTTCTATCCTTTTTGCCAGTTTGGCCATCACACCGCTAGTTCTTAAAACGTTCTTCCCTTACTTCTGGAAAGATGCATGGTACCTCGCGAACTTGGTTCGTATTTTGCTGAAGCTTGTTTTACGGAGGAGAAGAAAACCGTTGTTTTTGGTTTTGGACCGATTTTTGGAGCAGTCGGTCGCGCATGCCGACAGACCGTTCATCGTGTTTGAAAATAAAACCTATTCGTATCTGGACACGGACAGAAGAAGCAACAAAATAGCCAATGCTTTACAGAGGCACTCGACGCTGCGACCGGGGGATACCGTGGCTCTTTTTATGGGAAACGAACCTGCCTTCATCTTCACCTGGCTGGCCCTGGCCAAACTGGGATGTCCCGTAGCGTTTCTCAACCATAATATCAGATCTAGATCTCTGCTGCACTGCTTCAACTGTTGCAGCGCCAAGCTGCTCATAGCAGCCGAAG AGCTGCAGGAAGCGGTGGAGGAGGTGCTTCCATCCCTGAgggagcagggtgtgtgtgtctacctgatGACTAAACAGTGTGACACACCTGGCGTGGAGGGGTTCTCTGACCAGGTGGAGGAAGCATCGGACACACCTCTCCCTCAGGCCCTCCGCTCAGACATCACCTTCAAAAGCCCTGCTGTCTACATCTACACCTCTGGCACCACAG GTCTGCCTAAAGCAGCAGTAATTACTCAGAACCGGCTGCTGGTAGCCCTGGCCGTGCTGGACTCCACCGGTATCACaccaggtgatgtcatctacCTCAACCTGCCCCTCTACCACACCGCCGGCTTCCTCATCGGCTTCATAGGATCCATAGAGACAG GCTCCACCATCATTCTGAGGAGGAAGTTCTCAGCCTCTCAGTTCTGGGATGATTGCAGGAAGTACAACGTTACGGTGGTCCAGTACATAGGAGAGGTGTTACGCTACCTCTGTAACACACCCAAG AGAGACAACGACAGAGAGCACAAAGTCAGGCTGGCCATTGGTAACGGTGTGAGAGCAGAGATATGGAAGGAATTCCTGAACCGCTTTGGCAACATCTACGTGAGGGAGTTTTATGCTTCAACGGAGGGCAATGTGGGACTGATCAACTACACCGGGAAGATAGGAGCTGTCGGACGAGTCAACTACCTCCACCGG AAGCTGTTTCCTTATGCTCTGATTAAAtacgacacagagagagatgaaccaATCAGAGACTCTACCGGACTGTGTGTAGAAGCTCCTAAAG ATGAAACAGGACTGTTGGTGTGCAAGATCACGAACATCACTCCTTTTGTTGGATACGCTAACAGCCagcagacagagaagaagagactgAGAGACGTGTTTCAGAAAGGAGATCTGTACTTTAACAGTGGAGACCTGCTGAAGATAGGCCAGGACAACTTTATTTACTTTCAGGATCGAGTCGGAGATACATTCAG GTGGAAGGGAGAGAATCTATTATATTTAGTTGAGTTGAATTGA
- the LOC110519162 gene encoding very long-chain acyl-CoA synthetase isoform X1 yields the protein MYLVSILFASLAITPLVLKTFFPYFWKDAWYLANLVRILLKLVLRRRRKPLFLVLDRFLEQSVAHADRPFIVFENKTYSYLDTDRRSNKIANALQRHSTLRPGDTVALFMGNEPAFIFTWLALAKLGCPVAFLNHNIRSRSLLHCFNCCSAKLLIAAEELQEAVEEVLPSLREQGVCVYLMTKQCDTPGVEGFSDQVEEASDTPLPQALRSDITFKSPAVYIYTSGTTGLPKAAVITQNRLLVALAVLDSTGITPGDVIYLNLPLYHTAGFLIGFIGSIETGSTIILRRKFSASQFWDDCRKYNVTVVQYIGEVLRYLCNTPKRDNDREHKVRLAIGNGVRAEIWKEFLNRFGNIYVREFYASTEGNVGLINYTGKIGAVGRVNYLHRKLFPYALIKYDTERDEPIRDSTGLCVEAPKDETGLLVCKITNITPFVGYANSQQTEKKRLRDVFQKGDLYFNSGDLLKIGQDNFIYFQDRVGDTFRWKGENVATTEVADILTLIDFVQEANVYGVQVPGNEGRIGMAAVTLKGGEQFDGNKTFSHVASYLPAYARPRFIRIQNAVEMTGTFKQMKVRLVEEGFDPAGITDPLYILQERNQSYTPLTGQIYGSIVAGIIKL from the exons ATGTACTTGGTTTCTATCCTTTTTGCCAGTTTGGCCATCACACCGCTAGTTCTTAAAACGTTCTTCCCTTACTTCTGGAAAGATGCATGGTACCTCGCGAACTTGGTTCGTATTTTGCTGAAGCTTGTTTTACGGAGGAGAAGAAAACCGTTGTTTTTGGTTTTGGACCGATTTTTGGAGCAGTCGGTCGCGCATGCCGACAGACCGTTCATCGTGTTTGAAAATAAAACCTATTCGTATCTGGACACGGACAGAAGAAGCAACAAAATAGCCAATGCTTTACAGAGGCACTCGACGCTGCGACCGGGGGATACCGTGGCTCTTTTTATGGGAAACGAACCTGCCTTCATCTTCACCTGGCTGGCCCTGGCCAAACTGGGATGTCCCGTAGCGTTTCTCAACCATAATATCAGATCTAGATCTCTGCTGCACTGCTTCAACTGTTGCAGCGCCAAGCTGCTCATAGCAGCCGAAG AGCTGCAGGAAGCGGTGGAGGAGGTGCTTCCATCCCTGAgggagcagggtgtgtgtgtctacctgatGACTAAACAGTGTGACACACCTGGCGTGGAGGGGTTCTCTGACCAGGTGGAGGAAGCATCGGACACACCTCTCCCTCAGGCCCTCCGCTCAGACATCACCTTCAAAAGCCCTGCTGTCTACATCTACACCTCTGGCACCACAG GTCTGCCTAAAGCAGCAGTAATTACTCAGAACCGGCTGCTGGTAGCCCTGGCCGTGCTGGACTCCACCGGTATCACaccaggtgatgtcatctacCTCAACCTGCCCCTCTACCACACCGCCGGCTTCCTCATCGGCTTCATAGGATCCATAGAGACAG GCTCCACCATCATTCTGAGGAGGAAGTTCTCAGCCTCTCAGTTCTGGGATGATTGCAGGAAGTACAACGTTACGGTGGTCCAGTACATAGGAGAGGTGTTACGCTACCTCTGTAACACACCCAAG AGAGACAACGACAGAGAGCACAAAGTCAGGCTGGCCATTGGTAACGGTGTGAGAGCAGAGATATGGAAGGAATTCCTGAACCGCTTTGGCAACATCTACGTGAGGGAGTTTTATGCTTCAACGGAGGGCAATGTGGGACTGATCAACTACACCGGGAAGATAGGAGCTGTCGGACGAGTCAACTACCTCCACCGG AAGCTGTTTCCTTATGCTCTGATTAAAtacgacacagagagagatgaaccaATCAGAGACTCTACCGGACTGTGTGTAGAAGCTCCTAAAG ATGAAACAGGACTGTTGGTGTGCAAGATCACGAACATCACTCCTTTTGTTGGATACGCTAACAGCCagcagacagagaagaagagactgAGAGACGTGTTTCAGAAAGGAGATCTGTACTTTAACAGTGGAGACCTGCTGAAGATAGGCCAGGACAACTTTATTTACTTTCAGGATCGAGTCGGAGATACATTCAG GTGGAAAGGAGAGAATGTGGCCACAACTGAAGTAGCTGACATCCTCACCCTGATAGACTTTGTCCAAGAGGCAAATGTCTACGGTGTTCAAGTACCag GCAACGAGGGGAGGATAGGAATGGCTGCCGTCACGTTGAAGGGGGGAGAACAGTTTGATGGCAACAAAACGTTCAGCCATGTAGCCAGCTACCTACCGGCGTATGCACGGCCACGCTTCATACGCATCCAG AATGCGGTGGAGATGACGGGGACCTTCAAGCAGATGAAGGTGAGGTTAGTGGAGGAAGGTTTCGACCCGGCAGGCATCACAGACCCTCTGTACATCCTACAGGAGAGAAATCAGAGTTACACACCATTGACTGGCCAGATCTACGGCTCCATAGTGGCAGGCATCATCAAGCTGTGA